One stretch of Rosistilla oblonga DNA includes these proteins:
- a CDS encoding bifunctional 4-hydroxy-2-oxoglutarate aldolase/2-dehydro-3-deoxy-phosphogluconate aldolase: MKSQFPDEMLQRIQSCGVVAVIVIDNPQDAVPLAQALLAGGIQAIELTLRTPAAIEAIRAIAAEVPEVLVGAGTVLTPEQVDEVVDAGAAFAVAPGLNRRVVERCQSRGLPFAPGIVTPSDIELAVELGCRELKFFPAEPSGGMSYLKSMAAPYAHLGLRFIPLGGLDAGNMASYLGSPLVPAIGGSWIAPRKLIQQQAWAEITQNATEASRIVAATQNKEIA, encoded by the coding sequence ATGAAGTCTCAATTTCCCGATGAGATGTTGCAGCGGATCCAATCCTGCGGCGTCGTCGCGGTGATCGTGATCGACAATCCGCAAGATGCCGTTCCTCTGGCCCAGGCTCTCCTGGCTGGAGGCATCCAGGCAATCGAACTGACGCTCCGCACCCCCGCCGCGATCGAGGCGATCCGAGCGATTGCCGCCGAGGTCCCCGAAGTCCTGGTCGGTGCCGGAACCGTGTTGACCCCCGAGCAGGTCGACGAGGTGGTCGATGCCGGAGCCGCCTTTGCCGTGGCTCCCGGTCTGAACCGCCGAGTGGTCGAGCGCTGCCAAAGTCGCGGCCTCCCGTTTGCTCCCGGAATCGTGACGCCCTCGGATATCGAGCTGGCTGTCGAACTGGGGTGTCGCGAGCTGAAATTCTTCCCCGCCGAACCGAGCGGCGGGATGAGCTATCTGAAAAGCATGGCCGCTCCCTATGCCCACCTAGGCCTTCGGTTCATTCCGCTGGGCGGATTGGATGCTGGCAACATGGCTTCTTATTTAGGTAGCCCGTTGGTTCCGGCGATCGGCGGATCGTGGATCGCTCCGCGAAAATTGATTCAACAGCAGGCCTGGGCCGAGATCACCCAAAACGCAACCGAAGCGAGCCGCATCGTCGCCGCTACCCAAAACAAGGAAATCGCATGA
- a CDS encoding toxin-antitoxin system HicB family antitoxin: MNDALSLQERPAEAMRLAQEVFTQTSNWIEFFRETLGVEGFVRKLFPTVDEMRYFEESHEHGQIQEMLTALRSQDTGKGDTLEPQRMITVRLPKSLHEFLRVQAEELELSINKLCISKLLQTIDEKMVPEERGGRRGRRPGPQGPRKKKEEEVATQQPAQQPYGSQTPYGNHAPYGSQTPYSSQPLRSPQPNSYQQPPQRPHFG, from the coding sequence ATGAATGACGCCCTGTCGCTTCAAGAGCGTCCCGCCGAAGCGATGCGATTGGCTCAAGAGGTCTTTACCCAAACCTCCAACTGGATCGAGTTCTTCCGCGAGACTCTGGGTGTCGAAGGCTTCGTTCGCAAGCTGTTCCCAACCGTCGACGAGATGCGATATTTCGAAGAGTCGCACGAGCATGGCCAGATCCAAGAAATGCTGACCGCACTCCGCAGCCAGGACACCGGCAAGGGAGATACCCTGGAACCGCAACGGATGATTACCGTCCGTTTGCCAAAAAGCTTGCACGAGTTCCTGCGGGTCCAAGCCGAGGAGTTGGAGCTGAGCATCAACAAGCTGTGTATCAGTAAGCTGCTGCAGACGATCGACGAAAAGATGGTTCCCGAAGAGCGTGGTGGACGCCGCGGTCGCCGCCCCGGTCCACAGGGACCTCGCAAGAAGAAGGAAGAGGAAGTTGCGACTCAGCAACCGGCGCAACAGCCCTATGGCAGCCAGACTCCTTACGGCAATCACGCTCCTTACGGCAGCCAAACTCCTTACAGTTCGCAGCCGCTTCGCTCGCCGCAACCGAACTCTTATCAGCAGCCACCACAACGCCCCCACTTTGGTTAA